The sequence below is a genomic window from Tubulanus polymorphus chromosome 1, tnTubPoly1.2, whole genome shotgun sequence.
CAAGAGATTAGGATTCGAACTGACTAGAAGAGACTAGTAGATTTCCCTTCGACCAGAGCGATTTTACCTGACCGCGCGCCATCAATCGATGTTATCAGTAACGAAAGGTCAGCTGCACTTTTATACACCACGATATAAATAGTTCGCGCTACGAGCTAAGGACAGAAGAACTCGTTTCTGCTCTCAAACATCGTACGATATTTGCCCGCGATCTAATACAAGCACGACACGCCAGCCAAAGTCCACGCCTCTCGATAATATAACGCGACCTGATAACATTGAACGCGGCCATTTCATCTCGAGTCGTAAGTGGGATAGCATCCACCTGGCGCTGGGTTGATATATACTacaaaaacatcgaaaataacCATATCATTAAAGGTAAGCTCGCTAAATACATTATTTCTATCAGGCGATAGTGCTTATAATAAAATATGGCAGGTATGACGTATTGGACTGGCATGGATTATTGGGAAAAAATACATGTTTTTAGGAATGGTTGTCCTAATCTCCGATAGATATTACTTGGGATGATACATGTCCCTTTATCTAGATGCTCACACGCTATTAAGAATAGCTggtagtttatacgtccatggaaTGGTAAGGATGAACGTTGTATCGATTCATTGGGATGCGGCTACATTCTCATTCCCTCCTCACTGTATATAATACAGCGTGTATAGGGCCTGCTCAAACGGTGACTCAGTCGATTCCTTCAAACGACAATTTAATGGAAGTCGATCCCGTACAATGCATTATCCAGCATTAGTTGAATTTAACCATTTAAAACCATCTGTGTCGATACAATGCGGATAAATACACATGCAATTCGCATACATTGCATGTGCATATACATCTTAATTCGATGTGATAtctacaaattgaatttttgtttgGAAATGGTTTTACTATGGCGAATCGAATCGAATTCGTTTGAACACGACCGAACGCCTGTTCGAGATAAAGCCGGTCGTCAGCCGATTGTGACCCGTTTTTTAGATATTCATGACGCGCAGACATGTTTGTTATTAGTTAGCACTTGGCGACGCAAACAGTCCTCTAAAAAACTGCGTTAAGCGGAATTCATTAGAGTCATTAGATCACACAATATTGTTCAACTAATGAGAAATTGACAGTATCCAAAAGGTACCTTTAACGTTTGTTGGAGTTTCTGTAGGATGCTTGGTAGATTGTTGGTTACCATTAGTTTCCATTCGCATAAGCCGCCGTTTTCCCACCATTAGTGCAATACTCTATGTAATGTCAGGCTGATTGGGttgttttgtcttttttctagGGACTTCACATCGATTTATCTGTCAAGTGTTCCGTACCCAAAGCCTGCCCACTTGGTGAAGATCGACGACTCAAGATATAAAAATTCCGATGGAAAATCATCCAAAAACATCCGTGAACTACTCGGTAGTATTCGATTTCGAGAAGAAAATTGACAGCGATTCTTTTGCACAATGGATGACGGAGAATTGGACCCACAGTTTTGTATACTCTATAGTCTACCTGATAGTTATATTTAGCGGTAAAGTTTACATGCAGAAACGTCCCAGATACGAACTACGTACGGCACTTGCTATATGGAGCGCCATTCTGGCCGTATTCAGCCTGATGGGCGCAATTCGTACCTGGCCTGAATTCTTGCATTCAATCCGCCACCATGGAATAGAATATTCTGTATGCGTGCCTAGTTATTACTATGACAAGGTATTCGGATTCTGGGCTATCTTATTCACGTTGTCGAAGGTGTACGAGTTAGGAGACACGATGTTCATTATTCTACGCAAACAACAACTTATTTTCCTGCATTGGTACCACCATTTCGCCACCCTGATGTACGCCTGGTACAGTTACACCGAGTACCCAGCTCCAGCACGTTGGTTTATCGTCATGAATTACACCGTTCACGCGTTCATGTACACCTATTATGCCCTAAAAGCCATGAAATTCAACATTCCTCGCTGGGTGAATATCATCATCACGAGCATGCAGCTCACTCA
It includes:
- the LOC141902410 gene encoding very long chain fatty acid elongase 6-like; translation: MENHPKTSVNYSVVFDFEKKIDSDSFAQWMTENWTHSFVYSIVYLIVIFSGKVYMQKRPRYELRTALAIWSAILAVFSLMGAIRTWPEFLHSIRHHGIEYSVCVPSYYYDKVFGFWAILFTLSKVYELGDTMFIILRKQQLIFLHWYHHFATLMYAWYSYTEYPAPARWFIVMNYTVHAFMYTYYALKAMKFNIPRWVNIIITSMQLTQMIIACAINIWIYNIKKRGKFCHQSDGNIRIALTMYLSYFILFGHFFYTTYMVKKQSRSPKKIQ